CGGAAATTCTCAAGCGCTATGTTAATTTCATGAACAATCCCGACGAGCGCACGGCTGTAGACCAATTTGGGAAGGGGGACAAGTACTTCGGGGTCTGCACGCTGATGGCCACGCTGCCTGGATTACCGATGTTTGGACACGGACAGGTGGAGGGCTACACCGAGCGTTATGGAATGGAGTATCGCCGCGCCTATCACGACGAGTCTCCGGATCCGTGGCTCGTGTCGCGCCATGAGCGTCAGATTTCTCCTTTATTGCACCGGCGCGGATTGTTCGCGGAAGTGCGCAATTTCCTGCTCTATGATTTTTACAGCGATTCAGGCGCGGTGAATGAAAATGTTTTTGCCTATTCGAATGGAGAAGGGAGCCGGCGAGCGCTGGTCATCTACAACAACAAATTTGCGGATGCGCACGGCTGGATTCGAATCTCCAGCGCCTATGCCGAGAAATTCCCGGACGGAGGCAGAGCACTTCGACAGCGTGATCTCGCGAGCGCGTTCGATATCTCTGGCGATGGGGCGCAGTTCGTGGCTGCACTTGACGCAGTAACCGGGCTTGAACACATTTACAGCGGCCGCGAGTTGAAAGAGAAAGGAATGCGATTCGATTTGGGCGCGTATCAATGTCACGTGTTCATGGATTGGAAACATCTCCGCGATGACGTCAGTCATCCCTGGCGTGAGCTCTACGAGCACTTGCGCGGACGAGGCGTCGCCAGCCTGGCAGACGCGATGCGCGACCTGCAGCTTAAGCCTGTGCATGATGGGCTGTACGCGATTCTCGATGCGGTGCTTATCGAGCAGCTCTTCGATGTTCCGCGAATCGAAAAAGAGCCGGCGGGAAAGGAAGGTGCTCCTGTACTTGAAGGCGCGGCTGTATCGACAAAGAAGACTTCGGCAGAGAAGTCGAAACAAGAGCTCGTGAGCGGCGATGGGCACTCGTCTCACTTAAGAAAAGAGCGGCTCGATGAACTCATCCAGCGTTTGCACTCAATGCTGTTAGCTGCTCAAGGTCTCATTTCAGGTGAGTCGGCCGAGTCCCTCGGAGTGCCGCAGCAGAATGAATGGCTAGGAAGCGTCGAAGAAGCCGTCGCCTCTTTCACAAGGTGGGTGGAAGCGGCGCGCCGCATTCCATCACTGGAAAAACATTTTCGCGTGGCATGGTCAACGGAAGCCTGCACGGTTCTTCCTAATGACGCAGGAAAGGAAAACGCTGCACGCTGGGCTACGGTGATTGCGTGGGCCACGGTACGAGCTCTTGGCGAGCTGCTGAGTACATCGGAGCCCGATGCAGCTGGTGCCAGGCTGTTTGATGCTCTTAGATTGCGCGAGCCAATTGCCAATGCTCTTTCCCGATTTGGTCTCACTGGCGAGGAGCACTGGAGAGCAGCCGCGCGCATTCGGGCTATATTGGCAAATGAGGCATGGTTGCCCGGAGCGCGGCGTTCAGCTAAGTCGCCATATAGCTGGCTGCACGATCCCGACGTATCCTGGCTGATCAATGTTCACGACTACCAGGGTATTCGCTACTTCAGCAAGGAGATGTATGGATGCCTGCTCTGGTGGACGGCGCTTCCCGCGCTACTGCGCATCGCAGAGTTGGCGACACCCGATCCGAGAAAACTGCACGAGCTTGAACTGCAAATCGAGTCCCGAATTGACGCAGCTGAAGCGGCCGGATATCAGGTGGCCGCTTTGTTCGAACTGGGCGAGGGCACTGCACCGCAGGAATCCTCGCCAGTTCTCGGCGACGAACAGGTGCCGGTCAAGAACCATGAATCCTAGACTGTCTTGCGCGCGTGGATAACGCGTTAGTCTCCATCTTTGAGGAACAGATTTGATCGAGCGGCCATTACACACGGCGCACCTCGTGCATCAGGAGTGGCTTTCAAAGTCGAGCGAAACCAAGCATCTGGTCTTCTCCATTGAGGACATGAAGCGTTTCGATTTCACGGCTGGCCAATTTATTTCGATGGTTGCGCCTCATGATGGCAAGACGATTACGCGCGCATATTCTCTTGCCTCGGCGCCGAGAAAGAACGAGTTTGATTTGTGCCTCAATCGCGTCGAAGAAGGATTCTTCTCCAACTTTCTATGCGACATGAAAGAAGGAGAGACGGTAAAGTTTCACGGTCCGCACGGCACATTCGTGCTGCGAAATCCGCTGCGCGACTCGATTCTTATCGCGACAGGAACCGGAATAGCTCCGATCCGAGGATTTGTGCAGTGGTTATTCGCTGACGAGTCGCGCCATCAGGAACACGAGATTCATCTGGTATATGGCACGCGTTACCCGGTTGATATCTACTACAAAGACTACTTCGATCTCATCGCGCACGACTTCCCAAACTTTCATTACGTAATTACGTTGAGTCGCGCTCCCGACGACTGGAAGGGTGAGCGCGGCTATGTGCAGCACCAGGTTCGAAAGATTGTCATGGCTCGTCCCGAATCAGAACGCACGAATATGGATGCTTATGTCTGCGGGCTGAACGACATGATCTCGGCAACGAGAAAGTTGCTGAAAGAGGAGCTTGGCTGGGACCGCAAGCAGATTATCTACGAGCGATACGACTGAGAATCGAACGCCGTAATACGCAACCGCGCAGGCTCCTGCCACAGGATATTCAACTCTGTTCGCGTTTGATAATCCGACAAACTCGCGCAAGTCCTTGCTTAGCGGCATCGGGGTGACGGCGGTCGCGGAGCTCAATTACCAATGCGATGCGTTTCGTCCGGAGACATGGCCATGTGCTCACGGGCATCCGCTTCGTCGGCGTCTTTGAAATTTGAAAAGACCCGGACCCTTTTTTCCATGCTTGCGATTGTACGGAACGTTTGCTGCGTTTTGCTTAAGACGCCCCAATGCAGCGTCTTTGCTGGAGCTCCTAAACCTGCCGTCCTGTTTTACGATCGTCGGCGATGATGCCGTCGCGGATGTAGATCACGCGATGCGCGTACTCGGAGATGTCATGCTCGTGGGTCACAAGGACAATAGTGTTCCCCTGGGAATGCAGGTGATCCATCAAAGCCATAATTTCATTACCGGTTTGGGAATCGAGATTGCCGGTAGGCTCATCGGCCAGGATGATGGAAGGACTATTTACCAGGGCGCGCGCGATCGCGACTCTCTGGCGCTGGCCGCCGGAGAGTTCGTTGGGCTTGTGCATCATTCGGGGTTCGAGATCAACTTTGCGCAGCGCTTCTTTGGCGCGGCGAATGCGCTCTTCCGAAGGCGTGCCGTTATAAATCAGCGGAAGCTCGACATTGTGCAGAGCTGTCGCACGAGCCAGCAGGTTGAACGTCTGGAAGACGAAGCCGATCTCCTTGTTACGGATTCTTGCGAGTTCATCATCGTCAAGTTCACTTACCAGATGTCCGTTGAGCCAGTACTGGCCACGGCTTGGAGTGTCCAGACATCCGATCAGGTTCATTAACGTCGACTTACCCGAACCGGAGGGGCCCATGATGGCGACATATTCATTCCGTTTGATTTCGATATTGACGCCACGCAACGCATGGACCTGCTGCTCTGAACCCATGTCATAGGTCTTCCAGAGATCCTCGACTCTGATCATTGCGGAGGTCGCTGGCCGGGTGCTAATCGCGTCCATCGTGGTCAGTTCTGCCATTTGCGTCGCCATTCCGGTCTCCTAACACCAAATACGGGGAGACACAAAATCCGGTTCCCCAATATTGGACGAAAACACCCTATTCACGCTATAGACGTTCCCAAAGAGCTACGGTTACTAGGAGTTGTCGTCCTTTTTCCCAATGCTGTTGTCTACTTTGACCTTGGCGCCGATTTTCAACGTGCGCAGGACTTTGTAGCTGCCAGTGACAATTTCCTGGCCTTCAGTGAGGCCGCTGAGGACTTCCATATCCGTGGAGCCTTGAATGCCGGTTTCAACAGGCTTGAAATCGACCTTTTTTGTATTCCTATCAACTACGAAGATTCCCTGAATTTCCTTCTTGCCCTTCGGATCCTTAATGCCACTTTGAGACGCTTTGGCCGCAGCAGATCCCTTCTTTCCAGCAGCCGCAGCGCGTTGCGTATCCAGATCGCCCTGAGTCCTGATCGTCAATGCCTGAATAGGAACTGCGACCACGTTGCTCTTGCTGGCCGTGGTGATCTTCGCAGTCGTCGAGAATCCCGGACGCAGATTTTCCGGCGGATTGTCCACCGTGACGACGACCTTGAAGTCCTTGGCTTCCTGGGTTCCTGCAGTCGTCTGCGAGGTAGCAACTCCGGAGGAGCGCACCAGGGCTTGATCGCCGATCTCTGTCACGCGGCCCTTGAAGACATGATCGGGAAGGGCATCGATGGTTACGTCGGCAGATTCCCCGAGCTTCACGTTCACGATATCCGTCTCATCGACGCGAACTTCTGCTGTAACCACGGACATGTCCGCCAAGGTCATGAGCGTGCTGCCAGGCGAATTCTGAATGCCAACGACAACTGTCTCTCCTTCGCGTACAGGGAGGTTGGTAACGATGCCGTCAAACGGCGCAACGTATTCAGTCTTACCCAAAACGTCCGTCAACTTACTCAACATGGCATTCGCCTGGCTTACACGGCCGACGCTAGATGCCCTCTGCGCGCTCATCTGAGAGACTTTGGCCTGGTCGGCGCTCAGGGTTGCTACTGCGACGTCATAGCCGGCTTTCTTGGCGTCGAAGTCGGACTTGGAGATGAGCTGGCTTTGATAAAGATCCTTCGCACGGTTGTAATCGAGAGTCTTCTGCTCGAGATCGGCCTTATCCCGTGCCACCTCAGCCATTGAGGTCTGGATGGCGGCGTTGGCAGAATCAAGATCCTTCTGCGCGGTTTCGATGCCGGCACGCTGCGCGTTCACATCTGCCGAACTCTGAACGTTTTCCAGCTGTGCCAGTTTTTGACCACGCGTGACTTTATCGCCTTCCTTCACATACAGCTTGACGATCTTCCCAAAGCCCTGGGCTCCAATGTTCACGTACGTCTTTGCCTTGATCTCTCCTGAGCCGGTAACTACGCTTGAGATATCCTCTCGCGTCACCTTAGAAGTCGTAATCGTGATGACATTGCTCTGGCTGCTCCGGACGCTGACGGCGATGAGGGCAGCCAGCACCACAACGACAGCAACGGCAATGATGATCTTCTTCGCGTTGCTGCCCTTCTTGCGTTCCGGAGCGCCGTAAGTGCTGGTGACGACAGAAGGTCTGGGGCTGCCACCAACCGGCAGATCAAGTGTTTGCGTGTCTGGCATGCACCCTCCAGGCGGTGATACGCCAACTTCAGACAAAAAGTTTCTAGGGCAGTCGAGGATAGACAGTCCTTCGGCTGGGAGCAGACGAGGAAGAAACTCAACTAGCCGGGAATGTTAATTATAGCGTGAGTTACGGCTGTCGACAGGTGTAAACTTGCGGCAGACACTCCGCCTTCATTTGCCATACATAATTGTGACGGTTTGCTTGCTCCGATACGTGGAAGTGCCTAAAATAATGAAGCCCAACGTGTGTCTCTGAGGGGTGGGTCGCAGCATGCATTCTTCATTAGTCCGCAAGTTTTCGCTCCTTTTTATCTTTTCCCTACTCTCAGTTTTGCCGGGATTCTTGGTGGCGCAGACTGCGTCCGCTGATGTTTCGAATTCGTCGAAACCTGATCAGCCGGCCGCGACAATTAAAACCACGAACGCCGATCAAAGTTCGCCGGATGTTGACAAGCGCAAGCGACAGCTCACAGACAAGGAAAAGAAAGAGCAGGAACGGCGATTCAAGAAAGAAGTCGAGACCGTCTACAAAAAATGGCTCGACGAGGATGTTCGCTACATCATCACCGATGAAGAGAAGTCTGCATTCAAGCAACTCTCGAACGACGAAGAACGCGACAACTTCATTGAAGCCTTCTGGGCGCGGCGTGATCCCACGCCCGATACGGTAGAAAACGAATTCAAAGAAGAGCATTACTCGCGTATCGCTTATTCCAACGAGCACTTCGCAGCCGGCATTCCTGGATGGAAAACTGATCGTGGTCGCATGTACATCATGTATGGCAAACCGGACGAGATCGACTCGCACCCGAGCGGTGGCACCTACGAGCGTCCGATGGAAGAGGGTGGCGGCGAAACCTCTACCTACCCATTCGAAACCTGGCGTTATCGTTATCTGGAAGGAATCGGGCAGGAAATCATCATTGAGTTCGTCGACACGTGCATGTGCGGCGACTATCACATGACGATCGACCGCTCCGAAAAGGACGCGCTAAAGAATGTCCCTGGCGCCGGCCTGACGCTGTATGAACAAATGGGACTCGCCTCCAAGGCAGACCGCTTCACTAATAGCGGCCTTGAGCAACTGGGAGCTGGACCGTTCAACCAGAACCTCCAAAGCAAGCAGTTCGACCGGTTAGAAGAGTTTGCGAAACTGAATCGTCCGCCCGCAATCAAGTTCAAGGATCTGGACGAAGTTGTCACTAGCAAAGTTCGTTACAACCTCCTTCCCTTCGACGTTCGAGCCGATTTTGTACGTGTGACCAGCGATACCGTTCTAGTACCGGTAACGCTGCAAATCCGGAAGAGAAATGTAACTTACGTCAATAAAGATGGGGTGGAACGCGGAACGCTGAACATCTATGGTCGCGTCACCACTCTCACGGGCCGCATTGCTCAGACTTTCGAAGACACAGTTCAGGACGATCAGCCCGCAGAACTGCTGCCCAAGCTTCTTGACAATGCCTCGATTTACTGGAAGGCGCTGCCGCTCCGCCCTGGGCGCTATCGTTTCGATATCGTTGTGAAGGATGTGAATGGCGACCGCATGGGCACGTGGTCCCGTGGAATCATCGTTCCTGATATGAGCGACGACAAGGGGTTGACGAACTCGACGCTCATTCTTGCTGACGTGATGGAGAAGGTTCCGTCAAAGTCTGTAGGCGCAGGGAACTTTGTAATCGGCACAACGAAGGTTCGGCCTCGGCTCGATAGTGCTGATGGGACTCCGGCCAAGTTCAACCGCAACCAGAAGCTGAATTTCTGGATGCAGGTATATAACCTTGGGATCAATGATCAGAGCAAGAAGTCTTCAGCACAAATTGAATACGACATTGTGAACTCAGCCACGAAGAAGGCTGTTGTTCATGCAGTGGAAACGACCGATCAGCTCGGCAATGCCGGCGACCAGATCACGCTCGAGAAGAGCATGTCGCTGGCCAGTCTTGAACCCGGCGCGTACGAGCTGACGATCAAAGTGAACGACAATATTTCCAAGCAGTCGATCGCCCCAACGGCGAAGTTCCTGGTTCAGTAGAAGGTCAGCAGGAACTGGAGTCCATTTCGTACTGGGGACCGGGTGATCGATAGGAACCTTGCCGCTGCTCGAATCTGGCGGACATAGGTTCGATATCCAGGGGTGGATAAATGGCAAACCGGCGTAAGTGGTTGGTTGTGCTGTTAGGCGCAGCGCTCCCGGTGTGCGCTGCGACCTCGGGCTCCATTTCAGGCATAGTGAAGAGCGCGGATGGGACTCCGCAGATGGGCGCGCTGGTTGAAGTCTTCGCTATGGGAACTCTTCAGCCGATCGTCGCCTTTACCGGTCAGGCGGGATCTTTCCAGGTTCCCAGCGTCACGCCTGGAAACTACCGGCTCAAGGTGACGGCTGCCTCCTTCCTCCCCTCGCTCGTGGAAAATGTAGTCATACGTTCTGGCGGACGCGCTGTTATCAATGTGACGCTGAACACTCTTGCCGAGGCCATACGTTTCCTGCCTCCGCGCCAGCTTTCTGATCAGGACCAGGATGATTGGAAGTGGCTGCTTCGCTCAGCCTCGAACCGTCCTATCCTGCGCTTCGATGAAGACAACGGGCTCATTCTTGCTACCTCAGCAAAGTGCGAGCATCAGGAGAGCCATTCTGTCAGCGGCAAAGTTGCATTTGTGGCTGGGGCGCAGGCAGATGGCTTCGGCAGCGCGCCAGACTACGGAACCAGTTTCGACGTTCGCCAAGCCTTGTTTTCCGCGGACATGTTGTCATTCGACGGCAAGGTAGGCAACGGAAATGGGCAACCTGCAGGAGTGATCCGCACCGCCTATAGGCATCAGTTTGCAACTGGCGACACACCTACCATAGCAGTCACGCTTCGCCACACAGCACCCCCTGGAAGCATCGCCGCGAATGCACTCAGCTCCGTGGCGTTTACTTTCTCTAATACCACGAATGTCGGCGGACTAATCGATCTGACATACGGCAGTGAAGTACAGGGAGTTCAGTTTATTCGGCGCATCAGCGGAGTTCGTCCTTTTGCCACGGCTGGGCTGCACCTTGGCAAGAACATGGTTCTGGAGTACCGCTATGCGACTGCAGAACCGGCGAGTGCCTTTGACCGTGCGCTGGATAACGGCAACGACGATCAAGTGGTTTCGACGCCACGCATGTCGGTGGTCGGCTATGCTCCTGCTTTAGAGCGTGATCGGCATCAGGAGATTTCCGTTTCACGCAAACATGGAGATACAAAGGTCCAGGCAGCGCTCTTCTTTGACCGGGTCTCCAATCTGGCTTTGACCGGCTCTGGTGACGTCTCCTCGATCGCTTCCGATGTAATCCCCGACGTCTCCTCCGATACCTTCACATTCAACGGCGGCAATCTTGAAACCCGCGGATTCCGTCTGGTCGCGGAGCACACATTCTCACGCGAATTGACCGCGCTGCTCGACTATGCGTTTGGCGGTGCTGTGACAGCTCCCGACTGGAACTCAGCTGGATCCTGGGCAGATCTGCGCGAGGCGCTCCGAGTCGAAGATGCGCATTCCGTGACTGCAAAGTTGAATGGGCTAATCCCAGAATCTGGAACGCGCTGGGCAGCTTCCTACAAACTGACCAGTTCCAACGCTGTTACTCCGGTCGATCTCTTTAACGCCTCTCCTGGTCATGCCGATCCATACTTCAGTTTCGTGATTCGGCAGCCTATTCCTGGCGGTTCTTTCATCCCGGGACATGTGGAAGCGGTACTAAACGTTCGCAACCTGCTCGCGCAGGGATATCGCCCTTTCCTCAGTCCGGACGGAAGAACACTTTATCTCGTGCAATCTGCGCGTGCGGTGCGGGGCGGCCTGGCATTCACGTTCTAAATTGCTGCAAAGCAGAATTCACTGATCTTTCACTGTAATTCACTGCTCCGAAAACACGATTTGCAGATTTTCGGCAGAATTCTGCAACTTCGAAGTTATTGCAAAAAATTCGCTGTTAATTTCCCTGTTATTTAAAATGCAGCGAATTCTTAGGAGGCTGAACTTCCAAGATGCCGATCCTGAGTAAGGCCTCCACAGACGACTTTGACTCTCCGCTCGAGCGGTTGCTCGCCTCCATAGCGAATTTGCGGCAGCAGCCCACGGCGAAAGGCGCACATTTTTATCGGACGAGCCTCCGCCGATTCCAGGCCTGGAGTGAGATCTTCCATCCCCACATTGACGCAGAACAGCGCCAGGCTCTTAAGTTCCTCGACAAGCTGCGCAAAGCTACCGGCAAGCTGCGTGACAGCGAAGTCCATCAGGATCTGTTGGACGGCATTGCTGGGGTGAAAGCCAAGGAAAAAAAACAGCTGGAGAAGATTCTGAAAGCACGCAAGAAGTCTTGCAGCAAGAAACTAAGATCAAACCTCCGCGATCCGATTCTGAGTGGGATCTGGCGAGTTCTGCGCGTTCTCGACGAATCGCCGGGTCAACCGAGCGAACCAGCGCATCGCATAGAAGGCAGTGCCGAGCTTGCACTGGAAGAGTACCGGGCGTTTGTGCAGCGTCGAAGCCGGCTCTCGGTCGAGAATCTGCATGAATATCGGCTTGAATGCAAGCGATTTCGCTACACCGCGGAACTCGCCGGAGACACTCCCCAGGCAGAGAGACTGATCGAAGCCTGGAAAACAGTTCAGGACGTGATTGGGGAATGGCACGATTACCTGATGTTGTCGGAGGTGGTTCAGAGCATCTTTGGCAACTCAGCTTTACACACGAAACTTTTGCAGCACGCGCAGAAGCAGTATCGGGAATCGTTGCGGGCTGTCTCCAAATGCGAGCGGAAATTGCTTGCCTCAGCAGCTCTCGTTCCAAAAAAGGAACCCCAGCGCGCACGTTCCGGCCGTAGTTCCTCACGCGCGGCCTGAGGGACTGTGACACCTCTTAATCCCTATGCCAGTTTTTGCGGCAGTAGATATTGGCGCCAACTCTGTCCGACTCAAGATCGCTGAACTTACCCGGCGCAAGTTCACAGTGGTTCACGAGGATCGCGAGGTTACACGGCTCGGAGAATCCGTATTTCGCAACAACGTACTCGCTCCCGACGCGATGGCGCACACCGTCAAGGTACTCACGCGTTTTTATCGAGCCACGCAGAAATTTCGCGTGGAGAAGGTACGTGTCGTGAGCACAAGTCCGCTGCGCGACTCCAAGAACTCGCGCGCCTTTATCGAATGGGTGAAGTCTGCAGTCGGATGGAAGATCGAAATCATCTCCGGTCTGGAGGAAGGGCGACTGATTCACCTCGGAGTGCTCTCCAACGCGCGAATCGAAAATCGAGACGTACTCATGTTCGATCTCGGAGGCGGCAGCTGCGAGGTCACTATTTCCGAAAAAGGACACATCCGGGAAATGTTCAGCCTGCCATTAGGTGCGGTGCGACTCACGCAAGAGTTCTTGCTTCACGATCCCGCAAAAACAAAAGAAATAGCTCGAATGCGCGAATACATCGCTGAGCAGGTCAACCGTATTGCTCCCGTTATTCGCCGCTATCGCGTGGACCTGGCGATTGCCACTTCTGGCACAGCCGCGGCCCTAGCCGGCGCAGCGCGCGCGCTACAGGGGCGGTCGAAATATTCGCATACAGTCTCTCGCAAGATTGCCACTGAATTGGCGCACGATCTCGCGGAGAAGTCGGTACAGGAGCGCGCTCAGTTTCCCGGGATCGCTCCTCGCCGATCGGAGATCATCGTCGCCGGTGCTTTCGTCTTCGCAGAAATGATGGCCCACTATGGGCTGCCCTCTTTCCAGTACTCATCATTGGGTTTGCGCGACGGACTGCTTGCACAGATGGCAGCAGACGCTGACA
This Acidobacteriota bacterium DNA region includes the following protein-coding sequences:
- a CDS encoding oxidoreductase — translated: MERPLHTAHLVHQEWLSKSSETKHLVFSIEDMKRFDFTAGQFISMVAPHDGKTITRAYSLASAPRKNEFDLCLNRVEEGFFSNFLCDMKEGETVKFHGPHGTFVLRNPLRDSILIATGTGIAPIRGFVQWLFADESRHQEHEIHLVYGTRYPVDIYYKDYFDLIAHDFPNFHYVITLSRAPDDWKGERGYVQHQVRKIVMARPESERTNMDAYVCGLNDMISATRKLLKEELGWDRKQIIYERYD
- a CDS encoding macrolide ABC transporter ATP-binding protein; its protein translation is MATQMAELTTMDAISTRPATSAMIRVEDLWKTYDMGSEQQVHALRGVNIEIKRNEYVAIMGPSGSGKSTLMNLIGCLDTPSRGQYWLNGHLVSELDDDELARIRNKEIGFVFQTFNLLARATALHNVELPLIYNGTPSEERIRRAKEALRKVDLEPRMMHKPNELSGGQRQRVAIARALVNSPSIILADEPTGNLDSQTGNEIMALMDHLHSQGNTIVLVTHEHDISEYAHRVIYIRDGIIADDRKTGRQV
- a CDS encoding secretion protein HlyD, with the translated sequence MPDTQTLDLPVGGSPRPSVVTSTYGAPERKKGSNAKKIIIAVAVVVVLAALIAVSVRSSQSNVITITTSKVTREDISSVVTGSGEIKAKTYVNIGAQGFGKIVKLYVKEGDKVTRGQKLAQLENVQSSADVNAQRAGIETAQKDLDSANAAIQTSMAEVARDKADLEQKTLDYNRAKDLYQSQLISKSDFDAKKAGYDVAVATLSADQAKVSQMSAQRASSVGRVSQANAMLSKLTDVLGKTEYVAPFDGIVTNLPVREGETVVVGIQNSPGSTLMTLADMSVVTAEVRVDETDIVNVKLGESADVTIDALPDHVFKGRVTEIGDQALVRSSGVATSQTTAGTQEAKDFKVVVTVDNPPENLRPGFSTTAKITTASKSNVVAVPIQALTIRTQGDLDTQRAAAAGKKGSAAAKASQSGIKDPKGKKEIQGIFVVDRNTKKVDFKPVETGIQGSTDMEVLSGLTEGQEIVTGSYKVLRTLKIGAKVKVDNSIGKKDDNS
- a CDS encoding GWxTD domain-containing protein; translated protein: MHSSLVRKFSLLFIFSLLSVLPGFLVAQTASADVSNSSKPDQPAATIKTTNADQSSPDVDKRKRQLTDKEKKEQERRFKKEVETVYKKWLDEDVRYIITDEEKSAFKQLSNDEERDNFIEAFWARRDPTPDTVENEFKEEHYSRIAYSNEHFAAGIPGWKTDRGRMYIMYGKPDEIDSHPSGGTYERPMEEGGGETSTYPFETWRYRYLEGIGQEIIIEFVDTCMCGDYHMTIDRSEKDALKNVPGAGLTLYEQMGLASKADRFTNSGLEQLGAGPFNQNLQSKQFDRLEEFAKLNRPPAIKFKDLDEVVTSKVRYNLLPFDVRADFVRVTSDTVLVPVTLQIRKRNVTYVNKDGVERGTLNIYGRVTTLTGRIAQTFEDTVQDDQPAELLPKLLDNASIYWKALPLRPGRYRFDIVVKDVNGDRMGTWSRGIIVPDMSDDKGLTNSTLILADVMEKVPSKSVGAGNFVIGTTKVRPRLDSADGTPAKFNRNQKLNFWMQVYNLGINDQSKKSSAQIEYDIVNSATKKAVVHAVETTDQLGNAGDQITLEKSMSLASLEPGAYELTIKVNDNISKQSIAPTAKFLVQ
- a CDS encoding exopolyphosphatase gives rise to the protein MPVFAAVDIGANSVRLKIAELTRRKFTVVHEDREVTRLGESVFRNNVLAPDAMAHTVKVLTRFYRATQKFRVEKVRVVSTSPLRDSKNSRAFIEWVKSAVGWKIEIISGLEEGRLIHLGVLSNARIENRDVLMFDLGGGSCEVTISEKGHIREMFSLPLGAVRLTQEFLLHDPAKTKEIARMREYIAEQVNRIAPVIRRYRVDLAIATSGTAAALAGAARALQGRSKYSHTVSRKIATELAHDLAEKSVQERAQFPGIAPRRSEIIVAGAFVFAEMMAHYGLPSFQYSSLGLRDGLLAQMAADADIGTRQHRQLEAEREDALSSLCKRYSVDIRHATQVRDLSQQLFKSLKGIHGLPSDYAEWIAAAAMLHELGSYVNRNGRHRHTYYLIANSELFGFSPEQRHIVASIARYMGKSRPSERDREVRNLRPSAREFLDRAVVLLRIARALNQGRRGIVQKLRAKEAGAEVMLELRGKPGMDLEVWTAEKERSYFRDVFGRDLLVRAA